The following nucleotide sequence is from Alkalihalobacillus sp. LMS39.
ATGACCAAACAAAAAGGGATGATGATTTTTTCTTCCTTTTATTGTTAGTCGCTCTTTAAATACTACATCCCACCAATAATCCAACACATCCGATGTGTACATCGATGTCCAAATTGCCAACATTTCCTTACCCAACTCTTCTTCTACCGCTTTCTCAGCCAACCCTTCAATAAGTAAGGAATCAAGCAACGTTAATTCGCTTTCTTCTTTTTCAATTTTCAACCGGCAGACATGATGATATTCATGAGTGACTAAAGCTTCGATTTCTTTCTTTGTAACTGTTGGTGAAAGAAACAAAATCATTTTATCTGAAAAGCCGATTCCCATCTTTTTTCCTAAATGTTTCATAATCATTTCATTTCTTTCTTCCACCGGAAAAACAAAAATATGAACATCTGGACCTTGCCATTTTTTTTTCAAAAATCGAAACTGACTTTCTATAACTTCCCAAACTTTCTTTTTTCCAAACGTTTCAATCGTCTGCACAATATCACTATCGGGATGAACAAGTCCCTGCCCTAACAAATATTGATGTAATTCAACTGGATGTGGAGGTTCTTTAAATACGTTTTGCTCAATCATTGGTCGAATCAATATATCGCATTGAGTTTTAAATTGCTGTTCTCGTGTTTTTGCTTTTTTTATTGATTGACAATATTGTTGTAACCATTCGTTTGTGTTAACGACTCCCATCTCTCCTACTCCTTTTTTCAAATGTTGTAATATACTATGCGAATAGAATTAAAAAGGAAACGAAACTCCCTTTTCGTTCTATAACGTGTGACACAAGCTTATGGAACTATGTCCGAAGCACCCCATTCATACCTTCCATAAAAAAAAGCCAGGGAATCCTGGCTTCTCTCTACTTATTCCCACTGCT
It contains:
- a CDS encoding DUF2268 domain-containing protein; the encoded protein is MGVVNTNEWLQQYCQSIKKAKTREQQFKTQCDILIRPMIEQNVFKEPPHPVELHQYLLGQGLVHPDSDIVQTIETFGKKKVWEVIESQFRFLKKKWQGPDVHIFVFPVEERNEMIMKHLGKKMGIGFSDKMILFLSPTVTKKEIEALVTHEYHHVCRLKIEKEESELTLLDSLLIEGLAEKAVEEELGKEMLAIWTSMYTSDVLDYWWDVVFKERLTIKGRKNHHPFLFGHRGMGWPQWIGYALGYAIVDESTKRNEKNTIELLSMPAKAIVKNTSFEIET